DNA sequence from the Cydia fagiglandana chromosome 12, ilCydFagi1.1, whole genome shotgun sequence genome:
AAGGCTTCCAGGGCCGCGGTTGGTGTTGTCCTCATGCAGCCCGTTGTCGCCATACAGGCCAACCTCTGGAGTCGTTGTAGTCTAGCCTCAACAGTGGATAGTTTGGTGCGTGGCCACCATACTATCGCGCCGTAGCTTATTATTGGTCTTATCACTGCCTGGTAAAGCCATAGAGTTAGCCTAGGAGTTAATCCCCAGGTTCTACCCACCATTCTACGACATTGCCAGAACGCGACTGTAGCTTTATCAATTTTGCCATTTAGGTGATTACTCCAATTCAGTTTGTTGTCAAGTATTACCCCTAGATACTTTACCTCTGCCGATAGTTGGAGTTCTGTATTGAACAGTTTGGGAAGGTGGTAGTTTCCCAAGTTGCGTTTGTTGGTGAACATTACCAGCTCCGTCTTGCGAGGATTGACTGTGAGTTCGTTGTTAACGCACCAGCGCTCCACGATGGCTAGTGCAGAGCGGGTAACATCGCATACCGTACCTGAGTGGTTGCCGCTTGTTAGTATCACTATGTCGTCAGCATAGCCGATTGTGTAATAGTGATTGTTGTTTAATGTTGTTATGAGGTCGTTCACCACTAGGTTCCATAGAAGTGGCGATAGAACTCCCCCTTGGGGGCATCCCTTTGCCACTACTGCCTGCTGTGTCTCGCCTGTCCCAAGTCTTATGATCCTCTGGctcaacatgttgtttatccATTTGGTCATGACTGTATTCGCACCATGTCTTACCAGTGCTGCTGCAATGCTGCTGAACCTAGTCCTGTCGAAGGCTCCTTCTATGTCTATAAAGGTTCCTAAGCACATGGACCTGTTTTTAATCGCTACCTCAATTTTGCTTACCACTGCATGAAGTGCCGATTCTGTAGACTTGCCAGGGCTGTAGGCATGTTGGTTGGGATGCAGGGGCACGTTACTCAGCACTCTCTCCCTCAGGTGCCTATCGCACAACCTCTCCAAGGTTTTAAGCATGAATGAGGTCAGGCTGATGGGCCTGAAGGATTTGGGATCTGAGTAATCGCTTTTACCTGGTTTCGGTATGAAGATGACTTTGACCTCTCTCCACCGCTTCGGCACGTACCTGTGAGCCAGACAGGCGCGCAGAATGGTGGTCAGCTTCAAAGTGAGATGCCTCCCGCCCCACTTAAGTAGCGCAGGGAAGATCCCGTCCATTCCTGGAGATTTGAAGGAGTCAAAACTGTTTATGGCCCATTGCGTGCGCTGCGGGCTGATTACCTCATGTGTCTGCTGCCACTCGTCCTCCGACGGAGTGGTCTCCTCCTCCTCCCAACTTACTGGGTGCGATATCACGCAGTCCGGGAAGTGTGTTTGCACCAGGACCCGTTCCGCCTCCTCCGGTGAGTTGGTGAGAGAGTTGTCAGGCTTACGTAGGGATCCCAAGGTTATGGTTGAGTTGTTGGAGAGAACCTTCCTTACCCTATTAGCCTGCATGGTGGTCTCAATGTCTGTACAGAATTTGCGCCATGAGTTTGTGCTTCTGTACCTGAGTCGTTTTTTGTACTTGGCCTTGGTGGACTTGTAGTTATCCCAGTCCTCGTCAGTGCCAGTGTTCATAGCTCTGTTTAGTTGTCTCCTCATCTTGCCCCTGAGTCTCTCCAGCTCAGGTCCCCACCAGTTGTTCTTCCTTCCACTTCTTGTTGATGGGGTAGCTAAGGGACATGCCTGATGGTAGCAATCCAGGATGGTGTTTGTAAGGGTGCTTACCTGTTCTTCTATCTCAGCTATGCCTACTATCTTCAGGGGACCCTCCTGCTGTTCCAGTACTGTGTTTAGACGCAGGGTGTACAGGTCGCGATTAGTCCTGCGTGGGTCCCTTCTAGGCACTGCTGTGAATGTTTTTACCTGAATGTCGAATCGAATCCATCTGTGGTCTGAACATGACACCTCCTCCGATACATGCCAGCCTGAGATGTGTTTCGATGCTTCTTCAGATGCTAGGGTCAGGTCAATGATTGTTCTGCTGCGTCTGTTTATGAATGTTGGTTTCGAACCTGTGTTAAGGAGGTTGAGGTTCGTGGTAAATAGGTACTCGACAAGCTTCTTACCTCTCTCGTTACCTGTATCCATGCCCCATAGGGGGTGGTGTGCGTTCGAGTCGGTTGCCACGATGAGTTCGAGCCCCGCCTCTTCGCAGTAGTTGACCAGCCTTGTCATGTCGTGCGGTGGTGGGTCGTCCGCCTCCGGCATGTACACGGAGGCTACGACCATCTCCTGCATGCTGGTGTCTTGCGCCCCGCGCAGCCTTATGGCGCACACGTCTCTAGAACAGAAGCTCGTTAGAGGTTGCACATGTATATCTTTAGTTGTGTATATGCAGGCCCGGGGATTATCCGGACCCGAGTAGACTGTTAGCTTACCTCCTATGTTACGGAGACCGCAAACAGAGCCCCTTCTGACCCACGGCTCCTGGATCAGAATTACGGCTGTTGTGTTGACCTCCAACCACTTCCGGATCTGAGCCGTTGCGGTTTCGCTGTGGTGGAGGTTGGCTTGGAGGAATTTACCAATGGGCGAAGGGGGTTCCTCCACCAGGATCGCCCTCCTCCGCCGACATCGGCTCCTCCTCCTCCTTGCCGATGGCCAGCTTGCCCAGCCCCTGCGCGCATTCCCCCTCACTCCCCGAGGAGTCACGAAGAAGTTCTTCTTCGTCCTTCTCGGGGACGGAAGGAGACTGCGCTGGGGCCTGCAACTCAGGCTCCTGGACTTCGTCAACAGGTGCCTGCGTCGTCACGCAAGTGTCCATGGGCTCGGCAGGTGCCTCAGCTGCGCCATCTATGGCGACAGTGCTGCTAGGGGGCGGTTGTTCCCTGAATTTGCCCCGTGACCCCTCAAACTTCACGTACACCGAACCCAGCATAAAGCCGAGCCGGCGTCCGCGGCTCACAAGGGGCTGCACGACTGTCTCCGGCACACTGACCACAGCGAACGTCTCCGTTCCCTGCACCTCTCGCCGGTTGAGCAGCCAGCGGTCTATTTCCGCCCACGGGTTCTGGTAGCGGAGGGCTCGGCCTACTTCGCCAAAGTCCTCCCAGACACCCGGGAACAGGATGCCGCAGCGTACTCGTTTGGGTACCTCGCTCTGGCGCTTGACTACCACCTTCTCCCCCTCATCGAGGGTGATGGTAGCCACACTGCGCTTGAGCCATGCTAGCGTAGCCTGGTTCTCGCACCACAATCTGAGGGAGCCATTCGCCCATACGGGCTTGCCCCTGAAGAGTGGGCCTGCGGGAAGGCTTGAGGTGGGCTGTCTAGCTTCCTGCGAGAGCAGGGCTAGCAGCTGCCTCTGGACCTCATCCGATTGTTGCGAGGTCAGGTGTCCCGAGGTGGCAGTAGTTACCGCCACCAGCAGGTCAGCCTTTGCCGCCTCTGCATAATCGGCATGGGGGGTTTCACCAGGCGGTCCAGTCTTCTGCCTCTTAGGCTCTCCTCTGGGAGATATTGTCTCATCCAGTCGGGCCCTCTTGGCAGAAGACCGGGCACCCTGGTTACTTTCCTTCTTGGCCCTGGTCCCCTTCGCCCTCTTTTCCTGGGGAGGGGCACGGTTCGCTGCTGGTGGACCAGCTGCAGCCTGCGCCTGACCCTTCCCAGAGACGCTCTGTTGAGGCGCCGGGGCGGTGTTGAGAGCTGCTAGTCTCTCTCTGCGCTTCCTTCTCTGCTTCTTGTTCAGCTTATGCGGCTTAGCCGCAGCTGTAACAGGGGGAGGCGGGGGCACGGGAGTTTCCACCCGTTTATTGGGCTTCCACCTCCGCGCCTTCC
Encoded proteins:
- the LOC134669296 gene encoding uncharacterized protein LOC134669296, producing METTRSQTPRVPEGKPEGAPTPEGNGAVSAVPGTSTQHNTTRGDGAVPIVPPSSSRAYREEQTTLPSTTTHGAVPTVPTRYTHQMGAVSTVPPQIRHNSPRGGAVSTAPPRKGQPAAGIRAAGKPKARKPATWTPKPVGSVPQRTQALLPTPGTSTGTVPTGGKPPATEQTPVMEPALDPVSAQLEAGWTVQVSRKARRWKPNKRVETPVPPPPPVTAAAKPHKLNKKQRRKRRERLAALNTAPAPQQSVSGKGQAQAAAGPPAANRAPPQEKRAKGTRAKKESNQGARSSAKRARLDETISPRGEPKRQKTGPPGETPHADYAEAAKADLLVAVTTATSGHLTSQQSDEVQRQLLALLSQEARQPTSSLPAGPLFRGKPVWANGSLRLWCENQATLAWLKRSVATITLDEGEKVVVKRQSEVPKRVRCGILFPGVWEDFGEVGRALRYQNPWAEIDRWLLNRREVQGTETFAVVSVPETVVQPLVSRGRRLGFMLGSVYVKFEGSRGKFREQPPPSSTVAIDGAAEAPAEPMDTCVTTQAPVDEVQEPELQAPAQSPSVPEKDEEELLRDSSGSEGECAQGLGKLAIGKEEEEPMSAEEGDPGGGTPFAHW